A window of Diospyros lotus cultivar Yz01 chromosome 14, ASM1463336v1, whole genome shotgun sequence contains these coding sequences:
- the LOC127790156 gene encoding protein trichome birefringence-like 8, giving the protein MDLQQKPSSVNQNLLSSPIFSKKALTSSLLCPLVLLVAIFIITVATRPFPPQSLLSVNSFFSQALPRSSPKPASEVCDYSSGKWVWDENYALRSYSEECSFLDPGFRCRQNGRKDDGYRKWRWQPAGCDLPRFNASDLLERGRNGRIVFIGDSISRNQWESLLCMLAQGVSNRSTIHELNRQPITKHKGFLRMQFPEHNLTVEYYRAPFLVSTHRKPPNSSKEVRGTIRVDALHWYSAKWAGADALVFSAGHWWNNGKTIDSGVYFQEGEKVNTTMDVMEAFRRSLQTWKSWAMRNLDLARSHVFFRSYSPVHYRNGTWNDGGRCDTDATPETDYRKMEEEPASNCFISDVIEQMRSSSERKVQLLNISFLTELRHDGHPSFHREPGTPADAPQDCSHWCLPGVPDTWNEILYAQLLSKGFKTSSSSSLK; this is encoded by the exons ATGGATCTCCAACAAAAACCCTCATCTGTCAACCAAAACCTTCTCTCCTCTCCAATCTTCTCCAAGAAAGCGCTCACCTCGTCACTACTCTGCCCCCTCGTTCTTCTCGTCGCCATCTTCATCATCACCGTCGCAACCCGCCCCTTCCCGCCGCAGTCTCTTCTCTCCGTTAATAGCTTCTTCTCCCAGGCCCTGCCGAGAAGCAGCCCAAAACCGGCGTCTGAAGTTTGTGATTATTCCAGTGGGAAATGGGTTTGGGACGAGAACTATGCTCTTCGATCGTATTCCGAAGAATGCTCGTTTCTCGATCCGGGGTTTAGGTGCCGGCAAAACGGCCGGAAAGACGACGGTTACCGGAAATGGCGGTGGCAGCCGGCAGGGTGCGATCTTCCGAG ATTCAATGCCAGTGATCTACTGGAAAGGGGCCGCAACGGCCGGATAGTATTCATCGGCGACTCCATAAGCCGGAACCAATGGGAGTCCTTACTCTGCATGCTGGCTCAGGGCGTCTCGAACCGCTCCACCATTCACGAACTGAACCGTCAGCCCATCACCAAACACAAAGGCTTCCTCCGGATGCAGTTCCCGGAACACAACCTCACCGTCGAGTACTACCGGGCGCCGTTCCTCGTATCAACCCACCGGAAGCCGCCGAACTCGTCCAAGGAAGTCCGAGGAACCATCAGGGTGGACGCGCTGCACTGGTACTCGGCCAAGTGGGCCGGAGCCGACGCGCTCGTGTTCAGCGCCGGCCACTGGTGGAACAACGGCAAGACGATAGACTC AGGGGTCTATTTCCAAGAAGGGGAGAAAGTGAACACGACCATGGATGTTATGGAGGCGTTTCGGAGGTCGTTGCAGACCTGGAAATCATGGGCGATGCGGAATTTAGATCTTGCCAGAAGCCATGTTTTCTTCCGGAGCTACTCTCCAGTGCATTACAG GAACGGGACATGGAATGATGGGGGAAGGTGCGACACTGATGCAACACCAGAAACCGACTACAGGAAGATGGAAGAAGAGCCAGCGAGCAACTGTTTCATATCTGATGTAATTGAACAGATGCGCAGTTCATCCGAAAGAAAAGTGCAGCTCTTGAACATCTCGTTCCTGACGGAGCTAAGGCACGACGGTCACCCGTCGTTCCACCGGGAGCCCGGCACACCGGCCGACGCTCCTCAAGACTGCAGCCATTGGTGCCTTCCCGGCGTTCCTGATACCTGGAACGAAATTCTCTACGCCCAGCTACTGTCAAAGGGATTCAAaaccagcagcagcagcagcttaAAATGA